Part of the Streptomyces sp. RFCAC02 genome is shown below.
GGCCTGTCCATCGCGATCCTGCTGATGTTCACGACGTTCGGCAGCTTCGCGTTCGCCGAGGTCCTGCCGGGCGCGACGGGCACCAGCGAGGCCACCCTCACCGGCATCGGCCTGATGCTCCTGCTCGCCGCCTGCGGCAAGTCCGCGCAGGTGCCGCTCCAGTCGTGGCTCGGTGACGCGATGGAGGGCCCGACGCCCGTCTCCGCGCTCATCCACGCCGCCACCATGGTCACGGCCGGCGTCTACCTGGTGACGCGGTCCGCCGCCGTGTTCGACGCGGCGCCGGACGCCCAGACGGTCGTGGTCGTCGTCGGCGCGGTGACGCTGCTGTTCGGCGCGGTCGTCGGGTGCGCGAAGGACGACATCAAGAAGGCACTCGCCGGGTCCACGATGTCGCAGATCGGCTACATGATGCTGGCCGCCGGCCTCGGCCCGCTCGGCTACGTCTTCGCGATCATGCACCTGGTGACGCACGGCTTCTTCAAGGCGGGCCTCTTCCTCGGCGCCGGCTCGATCATGCACGGCATGAACGACGAGGTGGACATGCGGCGGTACGGCGGTCTGCGCAAGCACATGCCGGTCACCTTCGCCACGTTCGGCCTCGCCTATCTCGCGATCATCGGCTTCCCCTATCTCTCCGGCTTCTTCTCGAAGGACGAGATCATCTACGCCGGGTTCGCGAAGGGCGGCACCGAGGGCTGGATCCTCGGCGGCGTCATGCTGCTCGGCGCCGCGCTCACCGCCTACTACATGACGCGGATCATGCTGATGACGTTCTTCGGCGAGAAGCGCTGGCAGCCCGACGCGAACGGGCACGAGCCGCACCCGCACGAGTCGCCGCTCAGCATGACCGTGCCGATGATCGTGCTGGCGGCCGGGTCGGTCGCCGCGGGCTTCCTCTTCGACGCGGGCGAGTCGTTCGTCCACTGGCTGGAGCCCGTCACCGGCCTCGCGCACGGCGACTCGCCGGTCAGCCACGGCGAGGTGTCGATCGCGGCGACCGCCGTGATGCTGCTCGGTGTCGCCGGCGCGTGGTTCCAGTACGGGCGCCGCCCGGTGCCGGCCGTCGCGCCCACCGGGAACCTCCTCACCCGCGCGGCACGGCGCGACCTGCTCCAGGACGACTTCAACCACGCGGCGTTCGTCCAGACCGGCAGCTACCTCACCCGGGGCCTCGTCTACGTGGACCACAAGCTGGTCGACGGCCTGGTCAACGGGACGGCCGCCTCGTTCGGCGGGCTGTCGGGACGTCTGCGGCGCGTGCAGAACGGGTTCGCCCGCTCCTACGCGGTCTCCATGTTCGGCGGTGTGGCCCTGCTGGTCGCCGCCACCCTGCTGATGAGGGCGGTCTGAGTCATGTCATTTCCCCTGCTGACGGCCACGGCCGCCGCGCCGGCCATCGGGGCCGTGCTGACGGCCGCGGTGCCCGCCGCGCGGCGGAGCGCCGCGAAGTGGCTGGCGTTCGGCTTCTCGCTCATCACCCTCGCCCTCGCGGCGGCGGTCGTGCTGCGGTTCGACACCGGTGCGGGCGCCGACCGGTTCCAGCTCACCGAGTCGCGCGCGTGGATCGAGGACTTCGGCGTCCGGTACGAGCTGGGCGTCGACGGCATCGGTGTCGCGATGATCGCGCTGACGGCGGTGCTGGTGCCGTTCCTCATCGGCGCGGGCTGGAACGACGCCGACCCGGTCGAGGGCGAGGCGCCCGCGACCCGCAGGTGGCGGCCCACCCAGGGCTTCTTCGCCCTCATCCTCATGGTCGAGGCGATGGTGATCCTGTCGTTCGCCGCGACCGACGTCTTCCTCTTCTACATCTTCTTCGAAGCCATGCTCATCCCGATGTACTTCCTCATCGGCGGCTTCGGGGACCGGGCCGGCGAGCAGGGCGAGGAGGGGCAGGCGCGCCAGCGGTCGTACGCGGCCGTCAAGTTCCTCCTGTACAACCTGGCCGGCGGCCTCGTGATGCTCGCGGCCGTCATCGGCCTGTACGTGGCGACGGCGGACCAGCTCGGCACCGGCACGTTCTCCCTCCAGGCCCTCCTGGACGCGCGCGGCTCGGGCGAGCTCGACCTCGCCACCGACACGGAACGCTGGCTGTTCCTCGGCTTCTTCGCCGCGTTCGCCGTGAAGGCGCCGCTGTGGCCGCTGCACACCTGGCTGCCGAACGCCATGGGCGAGTCCACCGCGCCGGTCGCCGTGCTGATCACGGCCGTGGTCGACAAGGTCGGCACGTTCGCGATGCTGCGGTTCTGCCTCGGCCTGTTCCCCGAGGCGAGCGACTGGGCGACGCCGGTCGTCGTCGCGCTGGCGCTCGTCAGCATCGTCTACGGCGCGCTGCTCGCCATCGGGCAGCGGGACATCAAGCGGCTCATCGCCTACGCGTCGGTCAGCCACTTCGGGTTCATCGTGCTCGGCGTCTTCGCGATGACGAGCCAGGGCCAGGGCGGCGCGGCGCTGTACATGATCAACCACGGGGTGGCGACGGCCGCGCTGATGCTGGTGGCTGGCTTCCTCATCGCGCGGCGCGGCTCGCGGCTCATCGCGGACTACGGCGGGGTGCAGAAGACGGCGCCCGTGCTCGCCGGCACGTTCCTCGTCGGCGGCCTCGCGACGCTGTCGCTGCCGGGCACCGGGCCGTTCGTCAGCGAGTTCCTGGTGCTGGTCGGCACGTTCAGCAGGTGGCAGGCGGTCGGGATCGTCGCGTGCGCCGGCATCGTCCTGGCCGCGCTGTACGTCCTGCTGCTCTACCAGCGCACCATGACCGGGCCGGTGCGGCAGGGCCTTGAACGGCTGCCCGACCTCCGGGTGCGCGAGCTGGCCGTCGTCGGCCCGCTGATCGCGCTGGTCGTCCTCCTCGGGGTCTACCCGCGGCCCCTCACCGACCTGGTGAACCCGGCCGTCGAGCACACGCTGTCGGACGTCGACCGCACCGACCCGCCGCCGCAGCAGGACGTGACGGCCCAGCAGGACGAGCACGCCGGGGAGGCCGCCGGATGAACCGCACTGACCACCGAAACCGCCGGACCGAGGAGAGTGCCGCATGAATCCGGGTGAGCTGCAGGCACCCGACATCGCCTGGGGTTCGCTGTCGCCGAGCCTGATCGTGTTCGCGGCGGCGGTGCTCGGTGTGCTGGTCGAGGCGTTCCTGCCCCGGCGCAGCCGCTGGGGGGCCGAGGTCGTGCTGTCGGCGGTTGCGCTGGCCAGCGCCTTCGCCGCCGTCGTGACGCTCGCCGCCGGCGGGCACGGCACCAGCGAGGCGCGTGTCGAGGGCATGGGGTCCCTCGCGGTGGACGGACCGGCGCTGTTCCTCCAGGGCGTCATCCTCCTCGTGGGACTCGTCGCGGTCTTCCTGTTCGCCGAGCGGCGTCTCGAACCCGCAGGCCACGGCGCGCGCGCCGACTCCTTCGCCGCCCAGGCCGCCGCCGTACCCGGGGGCCGCGCGGAGCAGGAGGCCGTGCGCGCCGGGCACACGACGACGGAGATCTTCCCGCTGCTGCTGTTCGCGGTGGGCGGGATGCTGCTCTTCACCGCGGCCAACGACCTGCTGGTCCTGTTCATCGCCCTGGAGCTGCTGTCGCTGCCGCTCTACCTGCTGTGCGCGCTGGCGCGGCGCAGGCGCCTCCTGTCGCAGGAGGCCGCCGTCAAGTACTTCCTGCTGGGCGCTTTCGCCTCGGCGTTCCTGCTGTTCGGCATCGCCCTGCTGTACGGGTACGCGGGCTCGCTGTCGTACACGCGCATCGGCGACGTGGTGAGCGGCGACGTGTCGGGCGTCGACCCGGGGCTCGCCTCGACCATGGGGAACGACGCGCTGCTCCTCATCGGCGGCTCGATGGTGCTGGTGGGGCTGCTGTTCAAGGTGGGTGCGGTGCCGTTCCACATGTGGACCCCGGACGTCTACCAGGGCGCCCCGACACCGGTGACCGGCTTCATGGCGGCGGCCACGAAGGTCGCGGCGTTCGGCGCGATGCTGCGGCTGCTGTACGTGGTGCTGCCGGGGCTGCGCTGGGACTGGCAGCCGGTGATGTGGGGCGTGGCGATCGCCTCCATGGTGGCCGGTGCGGTCATCGCCATCACGCAGACCGACGTGAAGCGGCTGCTGGCGTACTCGTCGATCGCGCACGCCGGCTTCATCCTGGCGGGTGTCGTCGCGGTGAGCGAGGACGGGGTGTCGTCGGTGCTGTTCTACCTGGCGTCGTACTCGTTCGTGACGCTCGGCGCGTTCGCCGTCGTCACGCTGGTGCGGGACGCGGGCGGCGAGGCGACGCACCTGTCGAAGTGGGCGGGGCTCGGGCGGCGTTCGCCGCTGCTGGCCGCGGTGTTCGCGCTGTTCCTGCTGGCGTTCGCGGGCATTCCGCTGACGAGCGGGTTCGCGGGGAAGTTCGCGGTGTTCCGGGCGGCGGCCGACGCGGGCGCGATGGGCCTGGTGGTGGTCGGCGTGCTCGCCTCGGCGGTCGCGGCGTTCTTCTACATCCGGGTCATCGTGCTGATGTTCTTCAGCGAGCCGAAGGCCGAGGGGCCCTCGGTGGTGATCCCGAGCCCGCTCACGATGACGGTCGTCGGGCTCGCGGCGGCCGTGACGGTGGTGCTCGGTGTCGCGCCGCAGTACTTCCTCGATCTGGCGGGCCAGGCGGGCGTGTTCGTCCGGTAGCCGGGGGCGGCCCGCGACACGGCGGCGGCCCGGCTCCCCGTACGGGGGGCCGGGCCGCTGTCGTGCCTCCTGGCGTACCGCGTGACGCGGCGCCGCGTCAGTACGCGTACTGGTTCTGGTAGGTCTCCTGCAGGCCGGACGCCCAGGTGACACTCATCGTCCCGTCGCCGTTCAGCGTGGCCGTGGCGCTCATGTCGGTCCACTCCACGGAGCCGTACACCGTGCAGCCGCCCAGCGTGATGTTCCCGGCGGAGTCGATCGTGCCCTGGTTGCAGTAGTCGCCCTCCGAGCCCATGTCCTCGATGAACATGACGGTGGTCCCGCCGATGTAGAGGTTGTGGGAGTTGTCCGTGTCGGTGAGGTCGACGTACCAGTCGCCGTCGAACGACGTGGCCGTCGTGTCCCCGCCGAGGTCCCCCGTGCCGCCGGTGTCGCCGCCTGTGTCGCTGCCGAGGTCCCCGGTGTCCCCGCCGAGGTCGTCCTCGTCGAACTCCGGCATGTCGGGGATCTCGGTGTCATCGGGAATGTCGGTGTCGAAGGCGTCTCCCGCCTCGATGCCGAACGGTGCGTCCTCGTTCGCGCATCCGGACAGCAGCAGCGCCGACGCCGCCGCGGCCACGGGCAGTGCGAACCGTATGGTCCTGTGCATGGCTTCCCCTCATTGTCGATCGCCGCTTCCGGGCAGACTAGCCCCGCTTCCCGCCGCGGCGAGGCCATGTTACGGGGCCATGGCAAATTCGTGCGGGACTGGTACGTACGGGGACTCCACGACGGCTCGCCCCGCTCGGGTACGTCCCCGGCGGTGATCCACTCCCGACCGGCTACGCTGCGGGGGACAACGCACCGGAAGACAGGGGAGAGCGCTCGTGACCGTCGTGGGGCCCTTCGGGGTGAGCGTGCGGGACCCGGCCCTGGAAGCCGATGTCCGGGCGGGTCTGACGGCCGTCGAGGCCGGGCTCGTCGAAGCCACCAAGAGCGATGTCGTCTTCATAACGGAAGCGGCGCAGCATCTGGTCAGGGCCGGCGGCAAGCGGTTCCGGCCGCTGCTGCTCCTGCTGGCGGCCCAGTTCGGCGACCCGTACGCGCCCGGTGTCGTCCCGTCCGCCGTCGTCGTGGAGCTGACACACCTCGCGACGCTCTACCACGACGACATCATGGACGAGGCCGAGGTGCGCCGCGGCGTGCCGAGCGCCAACGCCCGGTGGAACAACTCGGTGGCCGTCCTCACCGGTGACTTCCTCTTCTCCCGCGCGTCGTCGATAGTGGCCGAACTGGGCACCCAGGCCGTCCGCATCCAGGCCGAGGCGTTCGAACGGCTGGTGACCGGACAGATCCAGGAGACGGCAGGGCCGCAGGAGGGCGAGGACCCGATCGCGCACCACCTCGGTGTCATCGCGGGCAAGACCGGGTCGCTGATCGCCGTGGCGGGCCGGCTCGGCGCCATGATGGCCGGCGCGGGCGAGGGCGTTGTCAACACCCTCGCGCAGTACGGGGAACGGATCGGGATCGCCTTCCAGCTCGCCGACGAC
Proteins encoded:
- the nuoL gene encoding NADH-quinone oxidoreductase subunit L, with translation MESLIGLLVGAPLLGAAVLLLGGRRLDRAGHWFGLAMAAVSLVLAAALFFDLLGREGEERTLRQHLFSWVPVADFRADVGFQLDQLSMTFVLLITGVGTLIHLYSVGYMEHDERRRRFFGYLNLFLAAMLILVLADNYLLLYVGWEGVGLASFLLIGFWQHRPSAATAAKKAFVVNRVGDVGLSIAILLMFTTFGSFAFAEVLPGATGTSEATLTGIGLMLLLAACGKSAQVPLQSWLGDAMEGPTPVSALIHAATMVTAGVYLVTRSAAVFDAAPDAQTVVVVVGAVTLLFGAVVGCAKDDIKKALAGSTMSQIGYMMLAAGLGPLGYVFAIMHLVTHGFFKAGLFLGAGSIMHGMNDEVDMRRYGGLRKHMPVTFATFGLAYLAIIGFPYLSGFFSKDEIIYAGFAKGGTEGWILGGVMLLGAALTAYYMTRIMLMTFFGEKRWQPDANGHEPHPHESPLSMTVPMIVLAAGSVAAGFLFDAGESFVHWLEPVTGLAHGDSPVSHGEVSIAATAVMLLGVAGAWFQYGRRPVPAVAPTGNLLTRAARRDLLQDDFNHAAFVQTGSYLTRGLVYVDHKLVDGLVNGTAASFGGLSGRLRRVQNGFARSYAVSMFGGVALLVAATLLMRAV
- a CDS encoding NADH-quinone oxidoreductase subunit M, producing MSFPLLTATAAAPAIGAVLTAAVPAARRSAAKWLAFGFSLITLALAAAVVLRFDTGAGADRFQLTESRAWIEDFGVRYELGVDGIGVAMIALTAVLVPFLIGAGWNDADPVEGEAPATRRWRPTQGFFALILMVEAMVILSFAATDVFLFYIFFEAMLIPMYFLIGGFGDRAGEQGEEGQARQRSYAAVKFLLYNLAGGLVMLAAVIGLYVATADQLGTGTFSLQALLDARGSGELDLATDTERWLFLGFFAAFAVKAPLWPLHTWLPNAMGESTAPVAVLITAVVDKVGTFAMLRFCLGLFPEASDWATPVVVALALVSIVYGALLAIGQRDIKRLIAYASVSHFGFIVLGVFAMTSQGQGGAALYMINHGVATAALMLVAGFLIARRGSRLIADYGGVQKTAPVLAGTFLVGGLATLSLPGTGPFVSEFLVLVGTFSRWQAVGIVACAGIVLAALYVLLLYQRTMTGPVRQGLERLPDLRVRELAVVGPLIALVVLLGVYPRPLTDLVNPAVEHTLSDVDRTDPPPQQDVTAQQDEHAGEAAG
- the nuoN gene encoding NADH-quinone oxidoreductase subunit NuoN; amino-acid sequence: MNPGELQAPDIAWGSLSPSLIVFAAAVLGVLVEAFLPRRSRWGAEVVLSAVALASAFAAVVTLAAGGHGTSEARVEGMGSLAVDGPALFLQGVILLVGLVAVFLFAERRLEPAGHGARADSFAAQAAAVPGGRAEQEAVRAGHTTTEIFPLLLFAVGGMLLFTAANDLLVLFIALELLSLPLYLLCALARRRRLLSQEAAVKYFLLGAFASAFLLFGIALLYGYAGSLSYTRIGDVVSGDVSGVDPGLASTMGNDALLLIGGSMVLVGLLFKVGAVPFHMWTPDVYQGAPTPVTGFMAAATKVAAFGAMLRLLYVVLPGLRWDWQPVMWGVAIASMVAGAVIAITQTDVKRLLAYSSIAHAGFILAGVVAVSEDGVSSVLFYLASYSFVTLGAFAVVTLVRDAGGEATHLSKWAGLGRRSPLLAAVFALFLLAFAGIPLTSGFAGKFAVFRAAADAGAMGLVVVGVLASAVAAFFYIRVIVLMFFSEPKAEGPSVVIPSPLTMTVVGLAAAVTVVLGVAPQYFLDLAGQAGVFVR
- a CDS encoding polyprenyl synthetase family protein, yielding MTVVGPFGVSVRDPALEADVRAGLTAVEAGLVEATKSDVVFITEAAQHLVRAGGKRFRPLLLLLAAQFGDPYAPGVVPSAVVVELTHLATLYHDDIMDEAEVRRGVPSANARWNNSVAVLTGDFLFSRASSIVAELGTQAVRIQAEAFERLVTGQIQETAGPQEGEDPIAHHLGVIAGKTGSLIAVAGRLGAMMAGAGEGVVNTLAQYGERIGIAFQLADDVLDISSDGAESGKTPGTDLREGVVTLPVLRLREMAARGGSPADRALCDLLAGDLTDDGRLADALAGLRAHPALERARQDALSFAEQARQTLEPLPDTAAKAALAELCDAVADRTS